The sequence below is a genomic window from Macrobrachium nipponense isolate FS-2020 chromosome 40, ASM1510439v2, whole genome shotgun sequence.
acAGGAACATTTTGTAtcctatacaaaaaatatattgtactatatgaaaataaagtACAGTAGATATTACCAAAACACTTGACCATAATTTCATTGATCAACATCATTGTATTTTCTTACAGTGTAGTTGTATTTGTGATATTCATTTATAATCATTCATATTCCAATTGATGATAGGAGACAGATCCATTTCATTATATTTGGGTTTATATTTTACCAGTGTATACTGtaaacattttgtatatataactaGAAAATATATCCACAAATTTAAACTCATGGGTCTCTCTCCTATTATTCATAATATTGCTCATTTTTCCCAGTGGAGATGATTAACATATAACTTGCTTGCCATTTAACTGAAATTACACCTGACTTAACAACCTACATTCTATAAGAGTAATTTATTTCAGTCTACTACAGTGCTATAAAACAGCAACAGATGAATAAAGTACAATTTGTACTGATCATGTGATGTCAACaaataaaaacttcaatattGCAAAAGAAAGTTCCGTAAATATCCCTGAGATATCCATTTTCAACATTTCCTTGTTATTCTAATTGAATATTAAAGAACTTAAAACAAGGAACTGATGAAATTTGCAAAGCAAAATCTTAATTATGAtatgctgtaaataattttgattttatggaTGCAGGCCCATTctaacttctgaaatattgcctGGATGAGGCAACCAAAGTAGTAGTACTGAATAAACTGTTGAAGCAAAGATGATAGCTAACCAGAATCTATAATTACCCCTCAAAAATTAGCCTTTCTTTAATTTCAAAAGctctaatttcatatttttttcttaccagATATATCTAACACTTAAGAGAACTGCAAGTAAAGTAAGTTCTtatcagaaatataaatatattcaacacTTCTTGTGTTCACAGATacaaattttgtttcttttactatGCTTCTACATTTACCTCCCAGCTATCTTCAGCTGGTCATTTGTCAAGTTCATCTGAATGGGGTCACACAAAATTTTATACCTCTAATGTATAATTTTTACAAATTCTTCTcaattattttgaatgaaaatacaattaaagGTTTGCTTTCATTAGTATTTTTGGGGCACAGATTTCAACACATAATTTAGGTTGTCAATTTCCTGAAAATCTGTTAGAAGAATTTGTCCCTTACACATTTAACAGCATTGAAATATCACCTTGTAATGCTTGGACTACTTAAGTGACTTAGTATTCATGTCCTTCTATTCTACTAAAAACTTGGGAATGCCCTACCTATTTTTAGTTTCTCAAGTTCTTATAcgtaattgtatttttaaaaacaGGTCAATGACTTCCTCTGGTAAGCCCAACTCTCTTATTAAATTAACTTTCATATATTCTTCAGACCCAAGCTAATAAAAGACTAACTGCTCATCCATCCAACAGTTCTTTAAACCTTTAGACCTACCTTGTCTAGTGTTCCAAAGAACAGTTCTCTGATTCTCTGTTGTTATTAAACCTCATATTTAACTGATGCAATTATTGTTGCAGTAATTTGCTCACAGCTAATACAACTTGAAGTAACTACAGTAGCCTTATGTATATGGTTGATCAGCACAGGTAATACTGTATGTACAGTATGTTATCattgcaattatatttaacctttCTAAACACACAAAATCATATAAGCTCTCCCTTCAAGAATGATTACCTCTTCGTTAACATATCTTGCTACTTGCAGTAAgactttagtaaaataaaatgttgccCACAAACAGCTGAGTTTAATTATTTACAAGAACACATCAGTATTATAAAGAACATAATGACtgagaaataacaataaatacataacaataaACGAAACGCTTATTCTGAAATCAGGTGGGTAAAGAAAAATGAGGACATATCTTTAAAATACAATTAACTTTTTCAAACAAACCCATTACATTATACTAACTTTATCTGTGGTAGCAGTCAACTCCATACACATATCAGAAAGAGTTTTCACTATGAATGTATGACTGCTTTATTAGCATCCTCTGCAAATAACTTTCAGCATTCCTTTGCCTAAACAATGATCTACATTAACTGCTATCAAAAAATCTGACTCATTCTTATAGAATATGacattttaaatgaatttgtatctttcaaaactaataaacctGCAATCTAAACCAAATTCTCAAGGTGGTAATTgcacaaatgaaaacaataaatttacTAAGCAATGCAAAACTTACACCTAAGTAAACTtacaccaaaatatataatagacctcattgtggggggggggggggaactgaaATATATGACtattatgagattcagagcctttgtcctggtgtttttccggaataactttttttctgtgcatttgacagaGATACTTAGCCATAATATACGTTACATCCCTACCCAATTTTTGGCAGCATTCTTTATCACTTTTAcgtattagaaaaaagtatattcatatgaGCACAATAACGCAGCCAAAGACAGTGGCGGAACATttaatgtatgggttcaaagttatatgtGACGTAAACATACGACGTCCCgattcctcccacaaggtgatgacgatgAGCAGCTgtttctgaaattctgaatgaatattcataccttgccaaggcttcaagaatggcggctacgataagtcattgtccccgtggttgcaagacagcttttgtgatttgaCTTGTACAATTGTTTGGAAGTGAGGAGGTTCGTGGCAAACCCTACTTAAGTTTCTAACACTCGACCTCATGACGTGAATcctttattactactactactactactacatactaaaaagtgtaaacaaggagtattggctgtatttcattgttgctagAGGTTGAGAtttttttcacgaatagccaattatccatcgagaaggaggcaagttaatgacatcataagttacgtcattatatcttcgaaaaacattcctctgagtttgctggcgatgtctacaagaagtctgtgttactcttataattactaGAATTAtgcaattttcaaaataaagaatacagtaaaaaattaggtagggatgtaagataccctgtgacaaagtgtcatctttgtcaggtagtacagcaataaaattttattccggaaaaacaccgggacattGTCTGTGAATCTCAAGTGACTGAAATAGAAGGTTGGGAATTTGCTACACTAGAAAATATGGTGAACAGTTGGCTGGATTTACAAACTGGTGACAATTATGTCCACTTCAGATGCttagatagagaaagaaaggaggaaggGTTTAGTAGTGCTTACTACTGTCAATTTAAGGAAGACAACTCCTACCATAGATAATGCTAACTTTATGAGTATTTTGTTGAAACCAATAGTTGTTACAAAAGCATTTTGCTAATCTTCAATGACCAAACCAGATGTCACCAAAGGAAACTCATGAACAAATACAAGGGTTTGTATTACTGTAGAAACAATTATAAGATTAAATACTGTAATGTAATACAGTGCAGTATGTACTGTATATTAAAAATGTTCTCGCCCTGGGtgaattttatatgataaaattttatttacagtatatattatcacatttttatatacaaaccAAGTACtcactttactaaaaaaaaatctagttttctttctttattctacTTTTAGATAATTCTGGTACATCGACTTCATTTGATAATGAAACACGAAACAAAAATATCCAGAATAATATCAGTATTATGTAAACAGCTGCATATgacttcttttcttctttgattTCTGCTTGAGTCTTTATAAATTCTGCATATCTTATCTTTGCCTGCTGTTTGCGATCTAAACTTGATTCATAATGAAGTTTTGACCACTCGTCAAAGTTGTAAATAGGAGTTCTACCAGAAGATGGCATCTTACCACGATTTTTACGAGATTcataaaattttgaagaatattctTCTGCCTCTTCTGGAGTTGCTGCTGTGTCTATACTAAAAACTCCTTTGTCATACATCCTTCTTTTCTGAAAATTCCCTAGAACCTCGTAAGCTTCCGTTATCTCTCTAAATTTAAGGGAACCATCATTTCCCTTGTATTGGTCAGGATGGTATCTTTTAGATAAGTCATAATAAGCATTTTTTacctgaaaaagaagagaatttaAATTTAGTGATCAATGTGCAaccatttattaaaataaatttgtttaaattaCATAATATTTATCTTCGAACAGTCTATCAACCTACAATAAGTTGTATGAtttaaagtacacacacacacacatatatatattatatattatatatatatatatatatatataatatatatatatatatatatatatatatatatatatccatccattatatatatatatatatatataatatatatatatatagatctatatatatatatatatatatatatatatttatcaaaaaaatttcatgaaaatcaGGTTTTGATAAAGCAAATCCTAATTTGGTAGCTGCTGCCAGTGCTAAAAAAAGGTAAACACATGGTCTCCCCAGGGCTTCATACAACATACCTACCAATCTCAAAGAGTTCGCTTATAGTTAGTCTTGGCCAGAATAGTACTTGCTGGCACTGTGATGGAATATAAAGGAGTACCTTGGTTCTCCTTTCAGCCTTCACACAGATGTGTCAACAGCACATATATATGTCAGCCATTTTCTTCATTACTTATGCCAGGTCTGTGCAAGATAAATTTTCAGCCTAGTCCCATGCCTTTTTGCCAGGGAAAGTGCGTGGATTTGAGGACTCACAGCAGCTACCAAAAATGGTTTTCCCCATGTCAAAactgttttttaatataatagtCATTGCTCATACTTATAAGGAGCTTGCAAAAGAATTAGACAGATGACAAAAGTCTTAGCtcctaataaataaattccaACAACTCACATAAAATTCCAGTCCAAGATGAAGATTAGGGTTCGGTAACAGAGAATGGGATACAACACAAGTACTTGTACATGTAATAATAAAGATGACTTGACTAAATATGAAAGCTGGGTATAGCTGCAGGATTATTGTGCCTTCCCCAGTAATACATCAACATGAACACCACATAAAGAAGGCTCTTGGTTTTCCacctccagattcgcggatttctctctcgggaacatttccctgcattattcgcggaaaattcgcgcattcgctgtatttttctatgagaaatatccacaaattcctggtttttttcttgagttttaactaacaaaataggctgtttttagcatttctgggctcagtccgtgtcgcttcatgaaataatcccttaagttcattatttctaggtaaatgatactaacattaccagagaaaaatgatattgttaatatacaataaagttttgtacatccttacctggcagatatatacttagcttacatctctgacgtcacgacagaattcaaaactcgcggcacacgcgacagtaggtcaggtgatctaccttacccgccgctgggtggcgtgTAAGAACCATcccactttcttgtcagattttctcttccacctgtctcctgaggggaggctgggagggccatcaatcatatatatctgccaggtaagtatgtacaaaactttattgtatactaacaatatcatttttgtacatgaactttcctgtcagatatatacttagctgattgacacccttggtggagggaaagagacactcaagtacaaagaaaggggaaacaatgatattgttatgatacaataaagtttcatacatacttacctggcagatatatacttagctaagactccatcgtccccgacagaaattcaaatttcgcgccactcgctacaggtaggtcaggtgatctaccggcctgccctgggcggcagaactaggaaccattcccagttttctatcaatattttctctcttccacctgtctcctgcggggaggctgggtgggccataatcgtatatatctgccaggtaagtatgtatgaaactttattgtatcatcacaaatatcattttcatacaatcaacttactgtcagatatattacttagctgattggcacccgtttggtggagggtaagagacagctacttctggaataggacaggtaaacaacatatgttgtaggtataaataaaaccttggttcctacctgataggtggtagactttgtgtgtttgcccagtagtctgcatcacctcaagaaaaacTTTAGCGAgaatatatgatctatggccaagagttcttgtgggtctgccgatggggtcttatccgcttactcggcagagcctgaaaggactttgtcaatgggtgctgatccacttatatgacaatacaccttatgaaggagcatacaaccaatcccgaccacctgatcctaaccacatgttagaaataaGATTGTTCCGAGTTTATCCCCcgaaactcttcacaacaaccataactcaaaaagcacaatacgcacacatacataaatttcaaaaaaaatttatactcatctaataagatatcacaagagtttcttactgaacaacagtgaactggccgccagtgcgacaccaAGCCCTTTTTGTTAGAAAAGACTCTAgaaacatatctaaaaagaaggtaagtatatacttaaggattggtgttggctcccatacccaggatcgtatccgccgacACGAAAGGActcagagaaaaacatttctcataggtcaccatgacgtctctcaagtaatgagatgcaaatactgagttgcatctccaaaatgtcgtatctaagatgttttttaagtgacatattcttttgaaacgagagagacgtcgctactgctctcacttcatgagctttcactctcaacagTCGAAACttttcgtcaggacagatcttatgcgcgtctgtaatgacgtttctcacaaagaatgcaagagcattcttggacatcagtcttgtggggtcttttaccgcgcaccaaagaccttgtctagagccccccatctgttgttttctctgaaggtagaactttagagctcttacaggacatagagacctctctgcttctctgcctacgagactcgataagcctttaacctgaaggacttaggccagggattcgtgggattctcgtttttagctaaaacaaggttttaaacagcaaatagctgagtctcccttgaatcctactctatcctccagagcatgtaattcactaattctctttgctgtagctaaagataataggaataagcatttcctagtgatgtctcgaaacgacgccagatgaggaggttcgaacctttcggatgacaggaacttgagtactacatctaggttccagttaggaggaaccggttccttagacttcgtagtctcaaaggatcttatgagatcgtggagatccttgttatctgccagatctaatcctctattcctgaagactgccgaaagcatacttcgcCGTCAAAAACAAAGAAGGCGGTGAAGGAGGAGCAACAGCAGAAAgtgaatctccaaactcttgcaaaaGGAGGTCTGTAAGCCTCTTGTATGAAGAGACCGAAGAATCCTTGGATAACTCTTCATCCATAGCCTCTTGATCCTCTTCGGAAGAATGACGCTTCGAAGAGCGGCTGCCtggaggagagcgcctactagaagATGCGCGCTTGTCATATCCTAAGGCCGTGTTGAGGGGGGAGCGCCTGCCAGGAggagagcgcctgccaggaggaGAGCGCCTGCCagactcttgacgcctgccacggggagaaatGCTCTCCagcgaagagcgcctaccagaCGGGTAGCGCCTACAAGGCTCTGTGTGCCTGTCCAGAAGAGAGCGGCTACCTGGGGAAGGGCGCCTGCTCAGTGATCGGAGCCTACTGGTTTCTTTGCCTACTAGGCTCTGGGTGCCTACTCGCTTCTCGGCGCCTGCCGAGAGGAGAGAGTGTCTCTGGGGAAGAGCGAACTTCAGGTGAAatgcgcctaccaggctcctggcgcctgtcaggctcttgacgcctgccaggaGTAGAACGGATCcttggcgaagagcgcctgctagaAGCGAAATGTTCGTCCTGTTCCTTTTGTCTAACTCTGGACGAGCGGctaccaggagaagagcgcctgcttgGCGCGAAAAGCTTCCCAGGCTCTTGTCGCCTGCTCAGGGGTGAGAAGCGCCTACTCGGAGAGAAGTCCCTATTGTGTTCTTGATCCAAAGAAGCACGGCTGCGAGGCTCTTGATACCTTCCTGCAGGAGGCGAGAAATCCATGCGgtccttcttagacttcttcaccgggagcgagacgtccttccgacGGTGAGAACTCCCTGCcaaggagtcagccagagctgagatctgcgcctgcagacctgCCAGGATGCGCGCTGGCGATCTTTTGAACGCTTCAACTGGAGATGAGGGTCGAGggagaaaaggagaagagggttCTTGTGATCTCCTAGATCTCTTGGTTTCTACCTCCGGCTCTTCCGAGAAGTattcagggctggagggaagggcgcaaggcaccttccaggctctcttgagagggcgtgaggcttccgaggcgctccatccgaAGAGAAGCACTGGCACAACACTTCTTTCTTGgctctatccaaggcagcctgggaacgtgcaacaggatctgccgaggggacgtctgaccggtgggggttctccctaaccttcctgcggctgttgactttcctcctccactgggtctgggagtctggaagaggtctaggcctggaagcgttagtgaggtggtcagacgcaccctccactgcactaggggcactgcacaattcactggcactatcactcttaccttcaagAGAGCGTATTTTGCTCTCCATACTCCtaatcgtggctctcatggaggCCACCTCCGAATGCGAATCTTCAGGTTCGATgctgggagcaggggctgaaactggagaaggtactAATTCTACAGCAGGGTTCTCTACATCAAGTTCGCTAATACgcgatctactagagctccttgaTTAAGCTTTACGGACCCTaactttctctaacttccttaaataggaagaaagagacttccatccatcttcatccaacctttcacactccttacacggGTTATTGAAAGAAAATTCATTACCTCTACAACCCATACATAtattgtgaggatctaccgatgcTTTAGGTAGCCTCACTTTACATTCACTCACAGACCACACTCGAAAAACGGTAGATTTTTTAAGATCAGAGTCAGCCATTACAAGAAAaatccagagaaaaataaaaaaaacaatccaaaATAGCGCATGCCAAGCCAAcggacaaagggtacttcaccaaaaagtCAATCCAAATAATCCCGGCAACGAGAAATAAACCCAACTATCGTgaggacttaacaacaggtgttgtcaagccaggcgacagagaaaatctgacaagaaagtgggattggttcttacacccgccacccagcggtgggtacggtagatcacctgacctacctgtcacgtgtgccgcgagttttgaattctgtcgtgacgtcagagacgtaagctaagtatatatctgacaggaaagttcatatacaaaaaataaaaatagggggatgtcagaataactgactcgctcaccctaaataaaaagagggtgtcggtatggtactggggcgagtgagaccactaccacggacctcttgccatttagaattctccttcatcaaaatccccctccctgagagagctgatacatgGCCGGTGctggcaactactactacacatcctcccacgccgaccgcagcgcctctcgtggccatcctttACGTTAGCGCCCTTCCACACGCACGTGTTTTTCCCTTGCTCTGTGTTTTGAGTGCTATTTGGATTTATCTCTTCAGCAATGGAGTTCCAAGCTATTGCCGcaactaagttaagtactgccgaaAGGTTACACATATTTTTAGCCAGTCAGGATCCGTTTTAACCGTTTTTTAGGTTCAATAACGGCCTTTTATAGGGGTTTGAAACattcgcagattctaactattcacgggggtctggtacacatcccccgcgaataagagggaccactgtatatatgtgtgtgtgtgtatatatacgtatatatatatatatatatatatatatatatatatatatatatatatatatatatatataggcagtccccgggttacgacgggttcggcttacgacgttccgagttaaggcgcttctcaattatattcatcagaaattatttccagggttatgacataTGTTCCAGGTTACGACACCTTCATCGCtcatctgacagaagaaatatgacaccaaaaatgcaaaataatcaatatttgaagttttttttccgaaaaaattaaataacaatgcagtttacacagttttcttagtattttttatgatgatccggcttacgacgattttcgggttacaacgtgtctcaagaacggaacccccgtcgtaacctggggactgcctgtatgtgcatattaaatatatatatatatatatatatatatatatatacatatatatatatatatatatatatatatatatatatatatatacatacatatacacatgcatatatgtatacatatatgcagtgaactgcgatgccaataatataagtgaagcaagatgcaatacagaaaaaaatagatagaaatcTACTTTTTCTTAATAGTTCCATATACTTTAGTGCATATATTGTTtaactgaaatcaaacatttcttgacAGAATAATGCATacaaatattaatacaatataataataaggatacctttaatttacttgaactgaaaaaatatactactataaaatggaaggaaaaaaaatttcttcaagtTAATCACTGTTCATTTAAAAAGGAACACTGTCACCTCCATGGTCACAAAATTTCTCGGAGAGGGGGCAGGGGAGACAAGTGCCCCTTTGCCCCTCTGTGTGGCTGACATGCTTTTGTACCCACTATGGTCCTGTTAACCCTTAGTGGACAGACATGCtcacatgagtagcaataacaggctTTGGGTGGACGACGGAGTGACTTATGGTGAATAACTGTATTACGTACCATCGATTTGGGGTAATCaagcgggaaagaggtgccattacctATAGCCCATTAATTCagtaatggcaacttttagactggctaaaatgAGAGACTGGGTGGCTCAGGAGCTTAGTTGtggtcttgacttcaagggaggatgtaCTGCTTTTCTGTCTCGCATGATGTCTTTTCATAAATTTAATCACAGATATACCATAAGGTTTCTGCTTGTTTAgttcttattttttatgatagtatgCCAGTTAttgatgtaattttgcaaagaaaagtgcaaagaaatattggaACATATTAGAACAAACATGAATAAATCCCAAAATGTTACTGCATCTTCGTTCTTgataatttacgtaaatattttacaacaaatatgctcagaatttgttaccgaatttatttctcatttgttttGAGTGTGTGTTGtacgtaattataattttatacattcaacttacctgtcagatatatacatagctattactccgtcgtccgacagaaattcgaatttcgcggcacacgcggcaggtaggtcaggtgatctaccccccccgccgttctgggtggcgggaataggaaccatacccgttttctaattcatattttttctgtcgcttggaatgtaaacaacgttgcagttcctcctgatggattttcgtgtttcatcgccatcgatcgtctgggctaacttttaacAGGGaataatggatctttggttcggagggtgcgtctgatcggctgtctcgctctcaggtctagacctcttccaagctcacaagcccagaggagaaggaatgtcgaaaaccgtaaggaggttttcAGAGAATCCCCCAACCGGGTCAGGCGTCCCCCTCGGCAGGTTTCtttagagcgtcccagactgccaggg
It includes:
- the LOC135212031 gene encoding dnaJ homolog subfamily C member 30, mitochondrial-like, coding for MTLLCLSYGTRGRKLKKSLGNVVWDMHIRRIWAVRKSLCDSKYSLLVGGTVCVQPLDKERFVRYYSKPPKTNYYDTLGITPKATHAQVKNAYYDLSKRYHPDQYKGNDGSLKFREITEAYEVLGNFQKRRMYDKGVFSIDTAATPEEAEEYSSKFYESRKNRGKMPSSGRTPIYNFDEWSKLHYESSLDRKQQAKIRYAEFIKTQAEIKEEKKSYAAVYIILILFWIFLFRVSLSNEVDVPELSKSRIKKEN